In Dehalococcoidia bacterium, the genomic window CCACTCCGACCTGAATCGTCGCGCCATCAGGGATAAGCCCCTTCAGGTTCTCGGCGATGGCCCTGCTTTCAGGTGAGGGGTCGTCGATCCCAAGCTGCCTCTTCAGTCGGTCAAGGTCGATGGTCGCGAAGAGAGGCTGCATCGTAGCAAGCCGGTTCGGGTTGGCCTTCTCGATGATCTCTTCAAGCGCTGCACGGCGGTCGTCCGGCAGGTCGGAGACTGACTTCACGAGCGACTCGCGGCTCACGGTCGAAGCATCCGCTTCCACCATCCTGTCGATGTCTTCCATCGGCATGAAGGCGTCCCCGTATGTGCGAATCAACGACGGGTTCACCTCAGCGGCCACCTTGCGCGCGCGCTGGGCAAAGCTGCGCTTGTACCATGCCTGAGGACCGAACGTGATCTGCCCCTGCCGGTTCGGCGGGGACACAACTACCAGGGCAACATCGATTGGCTTGGCCTCTTCGGGCCTTTCGTCCACTGCCTTGAACGTCAGTGAGAACGCGAGCGGCGAGTATGGCGCTCGCCCCTCGTTCTCGAAGGGCCTGCCGTAAGGCCCGATGAAGTTCTCGATATCGACCTTCCATCCTGCTTCCAGGAACGGCTCAAGATCGAACTGCGGTACCGAAACCGAGAGCGTGGCTCCCTTGACCTCGTGAGCGCGGTCGGAGAGCGCCTTCATCAGCGTTAAAGGCTGCTCTGAGAGGGGGACGACGACCCGATCACCGTCCTCGACTATCGAGACAGCCTCCTCTGGAGAGCCTAACTTGCTACTGTAGTCATCCTGCCAGGTCATGGTGAGCAGGTCTCCTGCCGGGTCCCTTCGCGGCTACTGATAGACCGAACTACCTGCTCCCCCGCCTGCGGCGATAACCTCTCCGGCAATCGAGATGGATATGGGGGACGCAAGGAACGTCACAACGTATGCGACCTCGGTGGCATCCACCATCCTACGGATGTCATTGCCCAGAGGCCCGCTGGCCGCCTCCTCAGACGTGCGCTCCGTTATGGTCGCACCCGGATGGACAAGATTGACGTTTACGCCGTCGGGGCCAAGTTGATTGGACAGCGTCTTGGTGAGGTGGACCAGGGCTGCGTTTCGAAGTCCGCTGTAGGTGCCCGCGTTCCTGGCCGCAAGTCCTCCGATGTTGATGATCCGACCCCAACCCTGGGACTGCATGTGAGGCGCAGCCGCCTTGGCGCATCGGAAGTACCCGACAACCTTGGTGTTGATGTCGGACAGCAGATCATCGTCGTCTGACTCAGGCAGGGGACCGAGTACAAGACCACCTGGTGCAGCCGCGTTGTTGACCAGGATATCGAGCCCTCCCAGTTCGTCGACAGCCTGCTGGACCATCGCGTTGACGGACTCGGTGCTGGTTGTATCGGCCACTATGGGGACGATCTTTCGCCCGGTCTCAGCAGCCAGTTCCTGCGCCGCCTCTTCGAGCACGTCCTGCCTCCTGGCGCATATGACTACGTCAACGCCCTCCCTGGCCAGCTCCCGCGCGGTCGCCTTGCCGATGCCGACACTTCCACCAGTGACAATTGCTCTCTTACCATTCAGGTCAAGATCCATTCGGTTACTCCTGTTCTCATCGCCGTCGCTCTGAACCGGTGTGATGAACCTCGCTGCAAACTGGCAGTCTTCATCATCCTGATCGAAGAGGCCTTGCTTGGAAAACGACTAGATGCCCGGCTTCTGCCAGCCGCCGAGCGCAGATTCCAGCAGTCCGGCGAGTGCGAGCGACACGTCCTCGCGCCACGGACGGGAGATCACCTGAACTCCAATTGGCAGACCCTCCGGGGAGGTGCCACCACGGACGACAGTGCCCGGCCATCCGGTGAGGTTATAGGGATCCGTGTAGAACGCGTTACGGCTGCTGTCAGCGAACGTCTCACCGTGCGGTGGCGCTGGCATCGCTGCTGTCGGGCAGATGATCGCGTCGTAACCCTGGATGAACCCGAGCATGTCGCTCCTGTACTGGTCCAGCTCCTCAAGCGCCTGGGTGAACTCCTCTGTGGGGATCGCCACGGCGTCAGCGAATCTGGACCTCAGGAACGGCGACTTCTCAGTGGTGCCTGCCTTGTCCAGCAGCCGCTGAGTCCATGCGCGGCCATCTCCGCCACCGATTCTGCCAGTCAGTTCTGTAACGCGGCTCAGAGGCTCAGGTATATCTTCCTCGACAGAGGCGACCACGTCGGACACGACCTTGATTGCGGACTCCACCGCGTCAACTGTCTCCTGAGTGGGCGCCTTGAAGTTGTCCACACCTGTGTAGAAGGCGACTCGCAGCGAGCCGAGGTCAACGTCAGCAGGGTCTCCCAGTGGCATGGGCACAATTGCGGGGTCATCCCAGTCCGGACCCGAGATGATCGGGAGCGTGAGCACCAGGTCCTCGACGTAACGCGCCATCGGGCCGTTCTGCGTGTAGGAGTCGGTTGCGCCCATTCCGTACGGTACGGCATGACCAGTTCGTGGAACGCGCCCTGAGTTCGGCTTGATGCCCGCAATGCCATTGAAGTGCGACGGCAGCCGGATGCTGCCACCCGTGTCGCTGCCAATATCGAACGCCGACCCGCCCGAGGCGACTATCGCCCCT contains:
- a CDS encoding acetyl-CoA hydrolase/transferase family protein, which codes for MTWQDDYSSKLGSPEEAVSIVEDGDRVVVPLSEQPLTLMKALSDRAHEVKGATLSVSVPQFDLEPFLEAGWKVDIENFIGPYGRPFENEGRAPYSPLAFSLTFKAVDERPEEAKPIDVALVVVSPPNRQGQITFGPQAWYKRSFAQRARKVAAEVNPSLIRTYGDAFMPMEDIDRMVEADASTVSRESLVKSVSDLPDDRRAALEEIIEKANPNRLATMQPLFATIDLDRLKRQLGIDDPSPESRAIAENLKGLIPDGATIQVGVGTPSSYMPRLGVFDEKVDLGLHSELTVPGVAKLVGAGVINGSRKTIHKGRAVATSWTGGSEEDLAIIDDNPLFELYSPHYVLNPTVIAQNHMQVGINNALSVDLRGQIASESLFGGQMYNGIGGQPDAHLGALYSKGGRAITLLYSTALNGAVSRIVPRFESGEIVTMPHFWSDTVVTEYGVARLLGKNHRERAEALIAIAHPDFRAELKRAATGWLFV
- a CDS encoding SDR family oxidoreductase; this encodes MDLDLNGKRAIVTGGSVGIGKATARELAREGVDVVICARRQDVLEEAAQELAAETGRKIVPIVADTTSTESVNAMVQQAVDELGGLDILVNNAAAPGGLVLGPLPESDDDDLLSDINTKVVGYFRCAKAAAPHMQSQGWGRIINIGGLAARNAGTYSGLRNAALVHLTKTLSNQLGPDGVNVNLVHPGATITERTSEEAASGPLGNDIRRMVDATEVAYVVTFLASPISISIAGEVIAAGGGAGSSVYQ
- a CDS encoding amidase, whose amino-acid sequence is MADIIYQSAKSIAQAIQAREVSAVEVVQAHLDRIDEVNDRLNAVVKLCADRALEEAREADAALARGESKGALHGVPMTLKDSLDTEGVVTTYATLGRRTTVPERDSTVAARLRGAGAILLGKTNTPEFTLAGETDNLVYGRTNNPYGLDRTPGGSSGGAGAIVASGGSAFDIGSDTGGSIRLPSHFNGIAGIKPNSGRVPRTGHAVPYGMGATDSYTQNGPMARYVEDLVLTLPIISGPDWDDPAIVPMPLGDPADVDLGSLRVAFYTGVDNFKAPTQETVDAVESAIKVVSDVVASVEEDIPEPLSRVTELTGRIGGGDGRAWTQRLLDKAGTTEKSPFLRSRFADAVAIPTEEFTQALEELDQYRSDMLGFIQGYDAIICPTAAMPAPPHGETFADSSRNAFYTDPYNLTGWPGTVVRGGTSPEGLPIGVQVISRPWREDVSLALAGLLESALGGWQKPGI